From a single Kitasatospora sp. NBC_00458 genomic region:
- a CDS encoding ABC transporter ATP-binding protein — MTDSYADPGTPDHRSAARYLWWLTMSQRRRVTGGAVIGTLWMVCLLLPPYLMQRAIDDGLQRGKTGVLVGWVVALVGAGLLNAWLGIMRHRIMTRVRMDATFRTIKVVVAHSTRLGAELPRKVTAGEVASIGVGDVAQMSQTLTITGPGVGAVVAYLVAAALLLSVSVPLALVVLLGVPLLAVVVGPLLERLQGAESEYRAQQGALTARLGDIVGGMRVLNGIGGKEMMAGRYLRGSQDLQAEGYRVGAVTSWIQALSVGLPALFLALVTWLAARMAAEGTITIGTLVAVYGYVAVLVVPVSNFIEGGYDLTRGLVAARRVVRMLDLKPAFEDAATLRPAHEEPSVLHDADTGVELVPGRLTAIVSARPADSAAVVDRLGRYSASAATWGGVPLAEVALAEIRSRILVADNDADFFSGTLSTVVGGRSEHTGPFIAQAVRDAAAEDIVQALPDGLDTVIQAQGSNLSGGQRQRLRLVRALLADPEVLLLVEPTSAVDAHTEAAMAAGLRRARTGRTTALTSTSPVLLEQADTVCYLVDGRLAAAGPHQELLASEPGYRALVARGETATGSTPAEEAVR, encoded by the coding sequence ATGACGGATTCTTATGCCGACCCGGGAACCCCGGATCACCGAAGCGCCGCGCGTTACCTGTGGTGGCTGACCATGAGTCAGCGGCGACGGGTGACAGGTGGTGCGGTGATCGGCACCCTCTGGATGGTCTGCCTCCTGCTGCCGCCGTACCTCATGCAGCGTGCGATCGACGACGGGCTCCAGCGGGGGAAGACCGGAGTCCTGGTCGGCTGGGTGGTCGCACTGGTCGGCGCCGGGCTGCTCAACGCATGGCTCGGCATCATGCGCCACCGCATCATGACGCGGGTCCGGATGGACGCCACCTTCCGGACCATCAAGGTCGTGGTCGCGCACTCCACTCGGCTGGGTGCCGAACTGCCCCGGAAGGTGACGGCCGGCGAGGTGGCCAGCATCGGTGTGGGCGACGTCGCGCAGATGAGCCAGACACTGACGATCACCGGTCCGGGCGTCGGTGCCGTCGTCGCGTACCTGGTCGCGGCCGCGCTGCTGCTGTCGGTCTCCGTCCCGCTCGCCCTCGTGGTCCTGCTGGGGGTGCCGCTGCTCGCGGTCGTGGTCGGGCCGCTGCTGGAACGCCTCCAGGGCGCGGAGTCCGAGTACCGCGCGCAGCAGGGGGCGCTGACCGCCCGGCTCGGCGACATCGTCGGCGGCATGCGCGTACTCAACGGCATCGGCGGCAAGGAGATGATGGCCGGCCGCTACCTGCGTGGATCGCAGGACCTGCAGGCCGAGGGGTACCGGGTCGGCGCCGTGACCAGCTGGATCCAAGCGCTCTCGGTCGGCCTGCCCGCCCTCTTCCTCGCGTTGGTGACCTGGCTGGCCGCCCGGATGGCGGCCGAGGGCACCATCACGATCGGCACGCTGGTCGCCGTCTACGGCTACGTCGCCGTCCTGGTGGTACCGGTCTCCAACTTCATCGAGGGCGGATACGACCTCACCAGGGGTCTGGTGGCCGCTCGACGGGTGGTCCGGATGCTCGACCTGAAGCCCGCCTTCGAAGACGCCGCGACACTGCGGCCGGCCCATGAGGAGCCATCGGTCCTGCACGACGCCGACACCGGGGTGGAACTGGTACCGGGCCGGCTGACCGCGATCGTGAGCGCTCGCCCGGCCGATTCCGCGGCCGTGGTCGACCGGCTCGGCCGGTACAGCGCATCCGCTGCGACCTGGGGCGGCGTGCCGCTCGCCGAGGTCGCCCTGGCCGAGATCCGCAGCCGGATCCTGGTGGCGGACAACGACGCCGACTTCTTCTCCGGCACGCTGAGCACCGTGGTCGGCGGCCGGTCCGAGCACACCGGCCCGTTCATCGCCCAGGCCGTCAGGGACGCTGCGGCGGAGGACATCGTGCAGGCACTGCCCGATGGCCTGGACACCGTGATCCAGGCCCAGGGCAGCAACCTCTCCGGCGGTCAGCGCCAGCGGCTGCGGCTGGTCCGTGCCCTGCTGGCGGACCCGGAGGTGCTGCTGCTGGTCGAGCCCACCTCCGCCGTGGACGCCCACACCGAGGCAGCCATGGCCGCCGGGCTGCGCCGGGCGCGGACCGGGCGCACCACCGCCCTCACCTCGACCTCCCCCGTCCTCCTGGAGCAGGCCGACACCGTCTGCTACCTCGTCGACGGCCGTCTGGCGGCGGCCGGCCCGCACCAGGAACTGCTCGCATCAGAGCCCGGCTACCGCGCGCTGGTGGCCCGCGGCGAAACCGCCACCGGGTCCACGCCCGCCGAGGAGGCCGTCCGATGA
- a CDS encoding non-ribosomal peptide synthetase, with protein sequence METVWNVVQAQVERTPQAVAARTARTYTYREVAALAGDLGERIAAKVRPGSVVALDASSRFSGAVGLLAANAAGCAVLPLDRRSPPARRARVLDDARPALLLRELAEGDFALEGSGLPSPPREPDLGEIAYILYTSGSTGQPKGVMVGHEALIDRLAGLAERPGLAAGESVLAMAALSFDISLVELLLPLTVGASFTVVPEEVRADPLAFAELVAWAAPDVVQATPSFWRMLTAAAWKGAPGSRLWTGGEALTPSLARELLPRCGELWNVYGPTEGVLWATAARVESPERISIGEPVAGVGLLTDESGELLLYGEGLAHGYLNREELTAERFLHGDTPAGRRRIYRTGDRVRRGPDGALEFLGRLDSQVKLRGHRIELGEVEAVLEEHPDVSQAVVLLQDADRPDTAALVAFVVQRAEADLRGWLKDRLPSSHHPARITALSALPRTTTGKVDRIGLAAGLAAGDRVVQAAAPSGDVRSLVAEAWRQTLAADSVDEDANFFDAGGNSALLAVLQKRLTDGLGIRVPIKEIFRYPTVASLTDYILRTEMPR encoded by the coding sequence GTGGAGACAGTGTGGAATGTCGTCCAGGCTCAGGTGGAGCGGACGCCGCAGGCCGTGGCCGCGCGGACGGCACGCACCTACACCTACCGTGAAGTCGCCGCGCTGGCCGGAGACCTCGGCGAGCGGATAGCGGCGAAGGTCCGGCCGGGCTCGGTCGTGGCGCTCGACGCGTCAAGCCGGTTCAGCGGGGCCGTCGGCCTCCTCGCCGCGAACGCCGCGGGCTGCGCCGTGCTGCCGCTCGACCGGCGGAGCCCGCCGGCCAGGCGGGCCCGGGTCCTCGACGACGCCCGCCCCGCCCTGCTGCTGCGCGAGCTGGCCGAGGGCGACTTCGCCCTGGAGGGGAGCGGACTCCCGTCGCCGCCGAGGGAACCGGACCTGGGGGAGATCGCCTACATCCTGTACACCTCCGGCTCGACCGGGCAGCCCAAGGGCGTGATGGTGGGCCACGAGGCCCTGATCGACCGCCTCGCCGGCCTGGCGGAGCGGCCGGGGCTGGCGGCCGGCGAGAGCGTGCTGGCGATGGCCGCGCTGTCCTTCGACATCTCGCTGGTGGAGCTGCTCCTTCCGCTGACCGTGGGGGCCTCCTTCACGGTGGTCCCGGAGGAGGTCAGGGCGGATCCGCTCGCCTTCGCGGAGCTGGTCGCGTGGGCCGCGCCGGACGTCGTCCAGGCCACCCCCAGCTTCTGGCGGATGCTGACGGCCGCCGCCTGGAAGGGGGCGCCCGGGAGCCGACTGTGGACCGGCGGCGAGGCGCTCACCCCGAGCCTCGCCCGGGAGCTGCTGCCGCGGTGCGGTGAACTCTGGAACGTGTACGGCCCGACCGAGGGAGTCCTCTGGGCCACGGCGGCGCGGGTGGAATCCCCCGAGCGGATCTCGATCGGCGAGCCGGTGGCCGGGGTGGGCCTCCTCACCGACGAGAGCGGTGAACTCCTCCTCTACGGGGAGGGGCTGGCGCACGGCTACCTCAACCGTGAGGAGCTGACGGCTGAGCGCTTCCTGCACGGCGACACCCCCGCCGGCCGCCGCCGCATCTACCGCACCGGGGACCGGGTCCGACGGGGTCCGGACGGCGCACTGGAGTTCCTCGGCCGCCTGGACAGCCAGGTCAAGCTGCGCGGACACCGGATCGAGCTGGGCGAGGTGGAGGCCGTCCTGGAGGAGCACCCGGACGTCTCGCAGGCCGTCGTGCTGCTCCAGGACGCCGACCGGCCCGACACCGCGGCGCTGGTGGCCTTCGTGGTCCAGCGCGCCGAGGCGGACCTCCGGGGCTGGTTGAAGGACCGGCTGCCGTCGAGCCACCACCCCGCCAGGATCACCGCCCTGTCCGCGCTGCCCCGCACCACCACGGGAAAGGTGGACCGGATCGGGTTGGCGGCCGGCCTGGCCGCCGGCGACCGGGTGGTGCAGGCCGCAGCGCCCTCGGGGGACGTCCGGTCGCTCGTGGCCGAGGCGTGGCGGCAGACGCTCGCCGCGGACTCCGTCGACGAGGACGCCAACTTCTTCGACGCCGGCGGGAATTCGGCCCTCCTGGCGGTGCTCCAGAAGCGGCTCACCGACGGCCTCGGCATCCGGGTGCCGATCAAGGAGATCTTCCGGTACCCGACCGTCGCCTCGCTGACCGACTACATCCTCCGTACGGAGATGCCCAGATGA
- a CDS encoding thioesterase II family protein: MHSAPPQTAQSWVRPIPGRTEPGALRLFCFPYAGAGASVFREWGAGLPEGVEAFAVQLPGREDRFFDRPIADLEELLDVLLPALLPYLDRPFAFFGHSMGAIVSWELARRLQREQGLEPVRIMVSGCRALPAHESRKVSELDLSDEELINELRRLNGTPEELLQNADFVTFILPTFRADLSLFAGYAYRPGESLTCPASVFGGDADPRVAEEYLAGWAELTTGRTEVEVFPGGHLFLNDEREAVLRSVSRALPAVGH, encoded by the coding sequence ATGCACTCGGCACCACCGCAGACGGCCCAGAGCTGGGTCCGGCCGATTCCCGGCCGGACCGAGCCCGGCGCCCTCCGGCTCTTCTGCTTCCCGTACGCCGGGGCAGGCGCCTCGGTCTTCCGGGAGTGGGGCGCCGGACTCCCGGAAGGAGTGGAGGCGTTCGCCGTTCAGCTGCCGGGTCGGGAGGACCGGTTCTTCGACCGGCCGATCGCGGACCTGGAGGAGCTGCTGGACGTCCTTCTCCCCGCCCTGCTTCCCTACCTGGACAGGCCGTTCGCCTTCTTCGGGCACAGCATGGGCGCCATCGTCAGCTGGGAGCTCGCCCGCAGGCTGCAGCGTGAGCAGGGCCTGGAGCCGGTCCGGATCATGGTGTCCGGCTGCCGGGCGCTACCGGCCCACGAGTCCAGGAAGGTGAGTGAACTCGACCTCTCCGACGAGGAGCTGATCAACGAGCTCCGCCGTCTCAACGGCACGCCGGAGGAGCTGCTGCAGAACGCGGACTTCGTCACCTTCATCCTGCCGACCTTCCGGGCCGACCTCTCGCTGTTCGCCGGCTACGCCTACCGGCCGGGCGAGTCGCTCACCTGCCCGGCTTCGGTCTTCGGCGGTGACGCGGACCCCAGGGTCGCCGAGGAGTACCTCGCGGGCTGGGCCGAGCTGACCACCGGCCGGACCGAGGTGGAGGTCTTCCCCGGTGGCCACCTCTTCCTCAACGACGAGCGGGAGGCAGTGCTCCGGAGCGTGTCCCGGGCACTGCCTGCCGTCGGCCACTGA
- a CDS encoding cytochrome P450 — translation MTVTQAPRCPYRDDDRPAADPCADYLPLREEEPVRWDEDLEVWIVSGFRETTALLRHPALSAAWPQRGTTTLHRGGEGGGRAAEVVRRWFMFNDDPEHAAARRVVAPLFAADRLAAMRPVVEELVDELLAGRTDGLEVMAELAVPLSSRVICRILGLPGEVAPRLHDWAPDIAALLLADYLPEVRTRGHRALREIEAVVDEALRSEVREGTGLWLLRDARQRGVIEAADIWATASLLIYAGFETTSTFIGKAVRAVLHAGAWADLRSGEPGPAVDELLRFDTSVQQVARVATAPVEAAGHLIAEGDLVLLMLGVANRDPAVFADPDLLDYDREIRRHLSFGFGAHYCLGAGLARLESEVVLERLAGRWADLALDGPPVTRQHFGITVLERLAVRGTAS, via the coding sequence GTGACCGTGACACAGGCCCCGCGCTGCCCCTACCGCGACGACGACCGTCCGGCGGCCGACCCCTGCGCGGACTACCTCCCGCTGCGGGAGGAGGAGCCGGTCCGCTGGGACGAGGACCTGGAGGTGTGGATCGTCTCCGGGTTCCGCGAGACGACGGCCCTGCTGCGGCACCCCGCCCTGTCGGCCGCCTGGCCGCAGCGGGGCACCACCACCCTGCACCGGGGGGGAGAGGGCGGGGGACGGGCCGCGGAGGTCGTGCGCAGGTGGTTCATGTTCAACGACGACCCGGAGCACGCGGCGGCCCGCCGGGTCGTCGCGCCGCTCTTCGCGGCCGACCGGCTCGCCGCGATGCGTCCCGTCGTCGAGGAGCTGGTCGACGAGCTCCTGGCGGGGCGGACGGACGGGTTGGAGGTGATGGCGGAACTCGCCGTTCCGCTCTCCAGTCGGGTCATCTGCCGGATCCTGGGTCTGCCCGGGGAGGTCGCGCCCCGGCTGCACGACTGGGCGCCCGACATCGCGGCGCTGCTGCTGGCGGACTACCTGCCGGAGGTCAGGACCAGGGGTCATCGCGCCTTGCGGGAAATCGAGGCCGTGGTGGACGAGGCCCTGCGCTCGGAGGTCCGCGAGGGCACCGGGCTCTGGCTGCTGCGCGACGCCCGCCAGAGGGGCGTCATCGAGGCCGCCGACATCTGGGCCACCGCGAGCCTGCTGATCTACGCCGGGTTCGAGACCACCTCGACCTTCATCGGCAAGGCCGTTCGGGCCGTGCTGCACGCCGGTGCCTGGGCTGACCTGCGGAGCGGTGAACCGGGCCCGGCCGTCGACGAGCTGCTCCGCTTCGACACCTCGGTCCAGCAGGTGGCCCGGGTGGCCACCGCGCCGGTGGAGGCGGCCGGTCACCTGATCGCGGAGGGGGATCTCGTCCTGCTGATGCTCGGCGTGGCCAACCGCGACCCGGCCGTCTTCGCCGACCCGGACCTCCTGGACTACGACCGCGAGATCAGGCGGCACCTCTCCTTCGGATTCGGCGCCCACTACTGCCTCGGGGCGGGGCTGGCGCGCTTGGAGTCCGAGGTCGTACTGGAGCGCCTCGCCGGCAGGTGGGCGGATCTCGCCCTCGACGGGCCGCCGGTGACGAGGCAGCACTTCGGCATCACCGTCCTGGAACGCCTGGCCGTGCGCGGCACGGCCTCTTGA
- a CDS encoding ABC transporter ATP-binding protein, whose protein sequence is MTAQTETAPGRLPIAGPAEVRRAAVRLMGQDRRAVAAMLTLNGLAAAAGLGGPWLLGRIIDDVRGGAGVGHVDRLALGILCFALAQLLLGRFARYVAHRFGERTLARIREQFVDRSLALPASVAERAGAGDLLTRGTADVAAVGTTLRDAGPEVSVALVQILLILVAMLAVNPLLGICGLLCLSGIWFATRWYLRRAHTGYLAEGAANSALIEILTSTAAGARTVEALGLQDRRIAATAEAVEHCRATRTYTLSLRTVLFPVVEFSYIAPVAGILLLGAALRNSGTVTTGAVVACALYFWKLSEPLDKVLLWLDQLQRSNASFARVEGIGQVDAPAVTGGGLPADDRIDVVDVRYAYQGERDVLHGVDLTVRPGERLAVVGPSGAGKSTLGRLLAGAEKPRTGRVTVGQVPVAELDPAQLRRHVVMVSQEHHVFLGTLRDNLLIAAPAATDQDLHSVLAAVGIDWTDELPDGLDTRLGAGGLRLDAQQAQQLALARVVLADPHTLILDEATSLLDPTTARHTERALAAVLKERTVIAIAHRLHTAHDADRVAVMEGGRVTELGSHDELLAAGGGYAALWKSWHGA, encoded by the coding sequence ATGACCGCTCAGACCGAGACCGCCCCCGGGCGGCTCCCCATCGCCGGCCCCGCCGAGGTCCGCCGGGCCGCCGTGCGACTGATGGGGCAGGACCGCCGTGCGGTCGCCGCGATGCTGACCCTCAACGGACTGGCTGCGGCCGCCGGTCTGGGCGGCCCCTGGCTGCTGGGCCGGATCATCGACGACGTCCGGGGCGGCGCCGGGGTCGGACACGTCGACCGGCTCGCCCTCGGCATCCTCTGCTTCGCGCTCGCGCAGCTGCTCCTCGGCCGCTTCGCCCGCTACGTCGCCCACCGCTTCGGCGAGCGGACCCTGGCGCGGATCCGGGAGCAGTTCGTCGACCGCTCCCTCGCCCTGCCCGCCTCGGTGGCCGAACGCGCCGGCGCCGGTGACCTGCTGACGCGCGGCACCGCCGACGTCGCCGCCGTCGGCACCACCCTGCGCGACGCCGGGCCGGAGGTCTCGGTGGCGCTCGTCCAGATCCTCCTGATCCTGGTCGCCATGCTCGCGGTCAACCCGCTGCTCGGCATCTGCGGACTGCTCTGCCTCTCCGGGATCTGGTTCGCCACCCGCTGGTACCTGCGCCGTGCGCACACGGGGTACCTCGCCGAAGGCGCCGCCAACTCCGCGCTGATCGAGATCCTCACCTCCACCGCGGCAGGGGCCCGCACCGTCGAGGCCCTGGGCCTCCAGGACCGCCGGATCGCCGCCACGGCCGAGGCGGTGGAGCACTGCCGGGCCACCCGCACCTACACCCTCAGCCTGCGCACCGTCCTCTTCCCCGTGGTCGAGTTCTCGTACATCGCCCCGGTCGCCGGCATCCTGCTGCTCGGCGCAGCCCTGCGCAACAGCGGCACGGTCACCACCGGCGCGGTGGTCGCCTGTGCCCTCTACTTCTGGAAGCTCTCCGAGCCGCTGGACAAGGTCCTGCTCTGGCTCGACCAACTCCAGCGCAGCAACGCCTCCTTCGCCCGAGTCGAGGGCATCGGCCAGGTGGACGCCCCGGCCGTGACCGGCGGCGGCCTGCCCGCGGACGACCGGATCGACGTGGTCGACGTCCGGTACGCCTACCAGGGCGAGCGGGACGTCCTGCACGGCGTCGACCTCACCGTCCGTCCGGGCGAGCGGCTGGCGGTCGTCGGCCCCTCCGGAGCCGGCAAGTCCACTCTCGGCCGGCTGCTGGCCGGGGCGGAGAAGCCCCGCACCGGACGGGTGACGGTGGGGCAGGTGCCTGTCGCCGAGCTCGACCCGGCCCAGTTGCGCCGACACGTCGTCATGGTCTCCCAGGAGCACCACGTCTTCCTCGGCACCCTCCGGGACAACCTCCTGATCGCCGCGCCCGCCGCGACCGACCAGGACCTGCACTCGGTGCTGGCCGCCGTCGGTATCGACTGGACGGACGAGCTGCCGGACGGTCTGGACACCCGGCTCGGCGCCGGAGGGCTCCGTCTGGACGCTCAGCAGGCCCAGCAACTCGCCCTGGCCCGGGTGGTCCTGGCCGACCCGCACACGCTGATCCTGGACGAGGCCACCTCCCTGCTCGACCCGACCACGGCCCGGCACACCGAGCGCGCGCTGGCGGCCGTGCTCAAGGAACGCACCGTGATCGCCATCGCCCACCGCCTGCACACCGCCCACGACGCGGACCGGGTCGCGGTCATGGAAGGCGGCCGGGTGACCGAACTGGGCAGTCACGACGAGCTGTTGGCGGCCGGCGGCGGGTACGCCGCGCTGTGGAAGTCCTGGCACGGCGCCTGA
- a CDS encoding acyl-CoA dehydrogenase family protein gives MILSHLTPQQAERHAEFRAFADRVLVPQADRCDREQAVSREVVADLAGQGYLGAPVPKEFGGLGMDWVEYGLLTEELGRGCQSIRNLVAVEDMVAHSIHKWGTEEQKRRWLPGIISGRTLAAFALTEPDTGSDAAAVETTATADGADVVLRGTKKWISFAQIADLFLVFATFDGRHTAFLVERDTPGLSVEPIEGLLGLRGSMLGRITFDDCRIPAANLVGRPGIGLTFVASSALDLGRYSTAWGSVGLAQTCLEAATEYAGRRVQYGTEIRNHQLVQQLLADMLTDTITGRLLCYHAGVSKERGETASVNHTLLAKYRTSTIAVKAAADAVQIHGAQGIGAEASVQRHYRDAKVMEIIEGTTQIQQSMLGRFAVQAARL, from the coding sequence TTGATACTCAGTCACCTCACCCCGCAGCAGGCCGAGCGCCATGCCGAGTTCCGCGCCTTCGCCGACCGTGTCCTGGTCCCGCAGGCGGACCGTTGCGACCGCGAGCAGGCGGTCTCCCGAGAGGTCGTCGCCGACCTGGCCGGGCAGGGCTACCTCGGCGCGCCCGTCCCGAAGGAGTTCGGCGGCCTCGGCATGGACTGGGTCGAATACGGACTGCTCACCGAGGAGCTGGGCCGGGGCTGCCAGTCGATCCGCAACCTCGTGGCCGTGGAGGACATGGTCGCCCACTCGATCCACAAGTGGGGGACGGAGGAGCAGAAGCGGCGATGGCTCCCCGGGATCATCTCGGGCCGAACGCTGGCGGCCTTCGCCCTGACCGAGCCGGACACCGGCAGTGACGCCGCCGCCGTCGAGACCACGGCGACGGCCGACGGCGCCGACGTCGTCCTGCGCGGCACCAAGAAGTGGATCAGCTTCGCGCAGATCGCGGACCTCTTTCTGGTCTTCGCCACGTTCGACGGGCGGCACACCGCCTTCCTGGTGGAGCGGGACACTCCCGGCCTGTCGGTGGAGCCGATCGAGGGCCTGCTCGGCCTGCGCGGCTCGATGCTCGGCCGGATCACCTTCGACGACTGCCGGATCCCGGCCGCCAACCTGGTCGGGCGTCCCGGCATCGGCCTCACCTTCGTCGCCTCCAGCGCCCTCGACCTCGGCCGCTACAGCACCGCCTGGGGCTCGGTCGGTCTGGCCCAGACGTGCCTGGAGGCCGCGACGGAGTACGCCGGCCGCCGCGTCCAGTACGGCACCGAGATCCGCAACCACCAACTGGTCCAGCAACTGCTGGCCGACATGCTCACCGACACCATCACGGGCCGGCTGCTCTGCTACCACGCCGGGGTGAGCAAGGAGCGGGGGGAGACGGCCTCCGTCAACCACACCCTGCTGGCGAAGTACCGGACCTCGACGATCGCCGTCAAGGCGGCCGCCGACGCGGTGCAGATCCACGGTGCCCAGGGCATCGGGGCGGAGGCGTCCGTGCAGCGCCACTACCGGGACGCCAAGGTGATGGAGATCATCGAGGGCACCACGCAGATCCAGCAGAGCATGCTCGGTCGGTTCGCCGTCCAGGCGGCCCGGCTGTGA
- a CDS encoding condensation domain-containing protein gives MSGLRTGVVTYGQLSVLRSLETHGPDHRAVANLVSVWEVPFGLGAAQVMDAWLQLVERHESLRTTYDLSGPTPVQTVHPYRPSRVAALELAEDSFAAALRLGAEAAVDPIDIETGSPWRAFVTTYQGDALHLVTVIHHVAADNGALRVLEEQLGVLLEGGALGPVVQPLEMAQEQQREPATRSVRHWTEAWGRIVPADRDPEDASERRRASLYSLEGLTAAQELSDRLKISVQSVVLGVGALALSRLKRTERMTFALMAANRLTTRWVPLVGSLNQFAPVTVTVDEEAHPPDYLRDCYVQSMTAYMNGCYDVDALKEGLREAGLPEGDPTAFAKHYNFLGDVDAEPAAGSPLRTGIEWRPSTQRSGPNFHLAVATGKGVLIGVGASRDYLDGNLPAVLAASIEAGLINMSKGFENSLADVSLDNPWRDF, from the coding sequence GTGAGCGGGCTCAGGACGGGTGTGGTGACCTACGGCCAGCTGTCGGTCCTGCGTTCGCTGGAGACACACGGCCCCGACCACCGGGCGGTCGCCAATCTGGTCAGTGTCTGGGAGGTGCCTTTCGGCCTCGGCGCGGCCCAAGTGATGGACGCCTGGCTCCAGCTGGTGGAGAGGCACGAGTCGCTGCGGACCACCTACGACCTCAGCGGCCCGACGCCGGTCCAGACGGTCCACCCGTACCGACCGTCCCGGGTGGCCGCGCTGGAACTGGCCGAGGACAGCTTCGCGGCGGCCCTCCGGCTGGGGGCCGAGGCGGCCGTCGATCCGATCGACATCGAGACCGGATCGCCGTGGCGCGCCTTCGTCACCACGTACCAGGGGGACGCGCTCCACCTGGTCACCGTGATCCACCATGTCGCGGCCGACAACGGCGCGCTGCGGGTGCTGGAGGAGCAGCTCGGCGTCCTCCTGGAGGGCGGGGCGCTCGGGCCGGTGGTGCAGCCGCTGGAGATGGCGCAGGAGCAGCAGAGGGAACCGGCCACCCGGAGCGTCCGGCACTGGACCGAGGCCTGGGGCCGGATCGTCCCGGCGGACCGGGATCCGGAGGACGCCAGTGAGCGACGCCGGGCGTCGCTCTACAGCCTGGAGGGACTGACCGCCGCGCAGGAGCTCTCCGACCGGCTGAAGATCTCGGTCCAGTCGGTGGTGCTCGGCGTCGGCGCGCTCGCGCTGTCCCGGCTCAAGCGCACCGAGCGGATGACCTTCGCGCTGATGGCCGCCAACCGGCTCACCACCCGGTGGGTGCCGCTGGTCGGCTCGCTCAACCAGTTCGCCCCGGTGACCGTCACGGTCGACGAGGAGGCCCATCCGCCGGACTACCTGCGGGACTGCTACGTCCAGTCCATGACGGCGTACATGAACGGCTGCTACGACGTCGATGCGCTGAAGGAGGGTCTCCGGGAGGCCGGCCTCCCGGAGGGGGACCCGACGGCCTTCGCCAAGCACTACAACTTCCTCGGCGACGTGGACGCCGAGCCGGCCGCCGGATCCCCCCTGCGCACCGGGATCGAGTGGCGTCCGTCCACCCAGCGGTCAGGGCCGAACTTCCACCTGGCAGTGGCCACGGGGAAGGGAGTCCTCATCGGAGTGGGCGCGAGCCGCGACTATCTCGACGGAAATCTCCCAGCCGTTCTCGCGGCGTCGATCGAGGCTGGTCTGATCAATATGTCCAAGGGGTTCGAGAACTCCCTGGCCGATGTCTCGCTGGATAATCCTTGGCGAGATTTCTGA
- a CDS encoding thioesterase II family protein has translation MNLYCIPYAGCSARVYDPWQRHLPDCVTVVPLELPGRGSRCVEEPIDELAALLADLYQQLDPASPYVLFGHSYGAVIAFELTKLLRSEGAPEPSALLVSASRAPRLPAADADSHRLSDAELIERLAASGGTPRELLENEELMEIYLPVIRADYRILGEYGTGTPGTVGCPVVAFYGDTDDEADLSSVEAWADYTDGPFRVEEIRGDHFFLHSAERELVAAVEAVCTKGEPW, from the coding sequence ATGAACCTCTACTGCATTCCTTACGCCGGGTGCTCGGCACGCGTCTACGACCCGTGGCAGCGGCACCTGCCGGACTGCGTCACCGTCGTCCCGCTGGAGCTCCCCGGCCGGGGCTCACGCTGCGTGGAGGAGCCGATCGACGAGCTGGCAGCCCTGCTCGCGGACCTGTACCAGCAGCTCGACCCGGCCTCGCCGTACGTGCTGTTCGGCCACAGCTACGGTGCTGTGATCGCCTTCGAGCTGACCAAGCTGCTCCGCTCCGAGGGTGCTCCGGAGCCGTCGGCGCTGCTGGTCTCGGCCAGCCGCGCACCCCGGCTGCCGGCCGCCGACGCGGACAGCCACCGACTCTCCGACGCCGAACTCATCGAGCGGCTGGCCGCGTCGGGCGGGACTCCGAGGGAGCTGCTGGAGAACGAGGAGCTGATGGAGATCTACCTCCCCGTCATCCGCGCCGACTACCGGATCCTCGGCGAGTACGGCACCGGCACCCCGGGTACGGTCGGCTGCCCGGTGGTGGCGTTCTACGGGGACACGGACGACGAGGCGGACCTGTCCTCGGTCGAGGCGTGGGCGGACTACACGGACGGCCCCTTCCGAGTGGAGGAGATCCGCGGCGACCACTTCTTCCTGCACTCCGCCGAGCGTGAGCTCGTGGCCGCCGTCGAGGCGGTCTGCACCAAGGGGGAGCCGTGGTGA